TAGACACCCCAGGTAAATCTTTACCATCATAAGCTCCATTTCCTTCATCTTCTCTATCAATTTTTGAAATAATATAAGAGTAATTGATTGATGCATATAGATTTTCGTTAATTAAATATTTATCAAAAACTTCTAAACCATATTTATGCGACTTATCAATATTTGTATTTACATAATTAATTGGTTCTAAATAAATTTCATTAGTTAAATCACTTCTAAAAAGTGAGATTTTAAGTTTATTGTTTTTTTGAATATTGGTATATCCAACTGTATAATTTTTTACTTTCATAGGTTTTATTAAACCATTAAATGAAGTTATCCCTGTCATCCAATCAGTTTTAAAGAACCTATCAATATCTGGTGCTTGGTAAGATCTATTATAGTTAGCAAAAATAGATGAAGAATTAGATAAAGAATAATTAACACCAATATCATAAGCATTTAAATACTCATCATTACTTAAACTATCTCCTGCTGTTGGCTTATATTCATACTCTACTTTTTCTCTTCTAAGTCCTGCTGAAACTTTTAAATCGTTTAAAACTTGATAATCAGCAGATACAAATAGTGCTTTATTTGTTTTGTTTGTAATATCTGCAGAACTTATTCTATCTCCATCAAAACTATCTACTCCTACAACAACAGAATAATCATTTTGTTTTATATTAAGTGAAGCATTAAATGATTCATACTCATAGTTTGATTGCCATCCTGAAGAAAATCTACTTAATTTATCTTCATCACTATAATTAATATCTAAAGAGTAGTTATCATTAAAGTTATATGTTGAACCAAGTGTAGTAACATAGTTATTTAGATATTGTTCATTTAAATTAGATGAATGATTTGGATTATCTTTATATTCATCTTTTGTTAAAGGACCTGCATACTTTAAACGCATATCTGAAAGCACTCTTCCTGCTCTTAATTCTAACTTTTCAGTTGGGAAATAAATTACTTCAAATTTTCTATTTCTATTATGGTTTGAATCTTTATTATTTAAACTATCTTCTCTTGTACCATTTGTAGAACTATAATCTACAAGAGCATTTATAATTAAGTCCTGATTATTAAAACCTAAACTTAAAGTACCACCTTTAGTATCATCATTTCCTATATGAGCCATGATATAGTTCTCATTTTTACCATTTGTTATAATATTAATAACTCCAGCATTTGCTCCATCTCCATATTGAACAGAACCACTACCTTTAATGATTTCTATTTTTTCAATACTTGAAATAGGAATTGCTGATAATAACTGTGATTGCATATCTACATTATTAAGTTTTCTTCCATTAACTGTTACAACAACATTTTGATATCCACTACCAATCCCATATCCTCGTAAATCAATCATTTGAGTAAAAGTATTACCATAATTAGGAGCGATATTAATTGATGTTTGAGAATTTAAAAAATCATAAACATCTTTTGATTTTGATTTTTCTATTTCATCTTTAGTATAAATTTCAGTTGAGAAAGTTGCTGTTTTTTCATTTGAATTCAAATAAGAAGATGTAACTTTGATAGTTGATAATTGTTCTGTCTGAGAGTATAGATTTGTTGCTAAAAAAAGCGAAGCAACTACGCTTAAACATGCTTTTTGTTTTTGCATTAATTTTTTCCTTGTGTGTTATATTTATTAGTAGAATAAAGTTTGATTGGTTTTAAAGATGAGATATGAAGTTTATTCATAATTTTTGGAATACTAACATCTATAAGATGATGTAAGCTAGTTAATAAAGAACTTATTTTTAAACTAACCGTTGCAATTAATATTCCAAAAAATGAGAAGTATTTTTTAAAACTTTTTGCCATACTTTATTACCTCCTTATAAATTTTTGAGGAATTTTAATGCACTAAAATAAAAAGTGTTTATAAATTAAGACTTAATCTATAGAATTAAGAATAACTTTATCTTGCCCTTTCATAAAGTTATAACCATTATACATAGTATAAAGTCCAAATAAAATCACTAAAATTGAAGCAAGCGTTATAAATAGATTTCTAAGTGCTAATTGTTTAAAGATTCCTACAAAAAAACCTAAAGAAAACATTGCAGGGATTGTACTAAGTCCAAAAACAAGCATTACAAATGCTCCCCACATAGGATTTGCAGTACTTGCAGCTGTAATTGCGAAAACATATACAAAACCACAAGGTAATAAACCATTTAACATTCCAAGAAAATAGAAACTAAATAAAGAGTTTGAACTTAAAAGCCTTCTAAAGCTTTTTTGATAAAGTTCAGACTTTGAAACTGAGTGTTCAATTGAAGTTAAAAATTTTAGCTTTCCACTTAAAGATAGACCAACTAAAACCATTAAAATTCCAGTTACAATTAAAAGTATTCCACCTGCTGTATTATTAAAAGTAATAACTGAGCCAATAAGTCCAAAAAAAGCACCTAAAATCACATATGTAGTAATTCTTCCAAAAGAGTATAAAATATGAGAGCTTGCTTGTTTTCTTTTATTCCAAGTACTATTTACCTTTGTACTTGAATAAGCTACAACTATTCCTCCGCACATACCGATACAGTGTCCGAAAGATCCTAAAAATGCTATTGTGATTATTGTTAGAATACTAATACTTTCCATTATTTACCTAAAAAATTTTGATAATAATATATTAACTTGGATTAAATCTACGAAAATAAAAAAAGCTCTGCTAATTTTAACAGAGCTATATTCAAATATATTCAATTTATGCTGACGAAAATTAAAATTATTGGTAGTAGGAGGTTTTAATTTTCTTATGATGTAAGTTTAATATAAAAATGTTAATTGAGTGTTAATTATCTTAATTAATTAATTTTTTTATATTATAATTGCATTTCTTATAAAAGGAGAAAGAATGAAAATAATCTTAAATGCAATAATATCGATATTTTTAGGACTTTTTATAACAGCTTGCAGTGTAAAAAATGAAAAGATATCAAATAAAAATATAGTTACTGAAAATAAAGAAATTGAAACTATTTATATACAAAAAATTGAAAATGATACATTAAACTTAAATGAATATCTAAAAGAAGAACTTTTAAATTTAAAAAAAGAGTTAACTTTAAATAAAAATAGTAGTGATGCTGTAATTAAAACTAGAATTCTAAGTTCAAAAATGGATTTTGAACACTTTTATAAACAAACAAATACAACTAAATGTTTAAATTATAGAATTACTAAAAATTCAAGAATTTGTATAGAATATGGCAAAGTTAAAATACCTTGTAGTAAAAAAACTTTTTACTTAGAGACAAAAATTGATGTATTAAAACAAAATAAAGAACTATTATTTTCAAAAATCTATAAAAAAACTTTTATTTCAAGCTCTTGCACAAAAATAAAAGACTCTTTTAAACCAAGTTACATACTAGTTAAAAATAGAGATTATCAAATCAAAAAACATAATTCAGAACTTGCAAAAATCATTGCGAAAGAGTCTATAGCTGAGATTAGTAAACACCTATCTACTAGTTAAGCAATTAATTTAAAACTTTCTTATAATTTTTAGAAAACTATTTTAAAGAGATTGTTTTCTTGGTAGCTACCATAACTTTTTCTAATAAATTTATAACCACTAATTAGATATAATATTTGCCTTTTAATAATAAACAAAATAGGTAATCATATGAAAGTAGTAACAGGTGTAGTTGGAAACGACATCCACGTTGTAGCAAACAGACTTATAGAACTTTCACTGCAAGCAAGAGGCTTTGAGGTATTTAACTTAGGTGTTAATACTTACTTAGAAGAGTTTGTTGATGCAGTGATTGAAACAAATGCTGACATTCTTTTAATCTCTTCATTAAATGGAGAAGCAGAAGGTTGGTGTAGAGAAGTGAAAATTTTAAAAGCAAAATACGGAAATCTTCTTGATAATGTAGTTTTTATGATAGGTGGAAACTTAGTTGTAGGAACAGGAAGTGCAGAAGATATTGTTCCAAGATTTAAAAATTATGGATTTGACTTAGTATTTCATCAGGTTGATTTAAATACAGGCTTAGATGAATTAGAAAAATTCATGAAGGAAAGAGATAAATGAGTTTATTACAAGAAGAAAGAAATATCATCTTAAACAATGAATATGTTGATAATTTTGATTTCGCTGAAGTTGAAGAGTTTGTAAAAAATGCTTCAAAAGATCTTTTTATCTCTTATAATTTTAAAACAAAAGATAAAATGCTGGTTCAACCAAGAGGTGGTTTCCCAACATACGATAAAATGTTTGCTCTTTATGAGTTCTTTGATAAAGCAAATGTAGATGTTTTACCTTGTACTATTGACTCAAATACAAGACTTAATGATTATGCAACTGCAAAAAAGATGTTAAGACTTAGTGAAGAGAACGAAGTTGATATGTTAAATGGTTATCCTTTAATTAACCATGGATATAGAACATCAAGAAAAATGATGACACATTTTAATAAACCTATTTCATTAAGACATGGTACTCCTGATGCAAGACTACTTATTGAAACAGCAATTGCTTCTGGTATCTTTGAAATTGAAGGTGGACCAATTACATATTTACTACCTTATTCTAAAAACTTTCCTTTAGATAAAGCTTTCCTTTACTGGAAGTATGTAGAGAGAGTTTGTGCTGAATACTCAAAACTAAATGAACCAATCAATAGAGAATCATTTGGTCCACTAACAGCAACACTTGTTCCTCCTTGTATTACTATTGTAATCCAACTTTTAGAGATGTTATTATCACTTGAAGAAGGTGTTAAATCATTCTCTGTATCATTTTCTCAAACTGGTTCAATGAATCAAGATATTGTAATGGGAGCAGTACTTAGAAAATTAGCAAAACACTATTCAGAAGAGATTGGTGTTACTGATGCTGATATTCACTTAGTTTATCACCAATGGATGGGTGCATTCCCTATGGATCAAAACTATGCTTCTCAACTTATAAATATGAGTACAGTAATTGCTGCTATGGTTGGTGCAAATAAAATTATTACAAAAACAAAACAAGAAGCTTCTGGAATTCCTACAAAAGAGGCAAATGCAGAAACAGTTGCAAATACACAATATACTCTTAGAATTTTAAATGGATTACCAAATATTGTTGATAAAGAAGAAGAGGAAATTTTAACAGCTGAAGTTATGGCTATTATGGAAGCTGTATTTAATGACCCCGCTGATACTCTTTGGAGAAAAGTATTTAACTCAATTAAAAATGGAACAATTGATGTACCTTTCTCTCCTCATATTATAAATAACAATGAGATGATTACAGTAAGAGATAGAAATAAGAATATTAGAATCATAAAAAGAGGGAAAGTTCCAATTCCAGATAGATGTTTTGAATATGAAAAAAATCAATGTGATTTAAATAAAGATACAACATCTATTGTAAATGATATTATCCATGATATAGGAATTATGCAATGAGTAAATTAGAAAACAAACTATTAATTGATGTAGGAAGTACATATTTTAAATTATGTACAAAAGATAGTGTA
This sequence is a window from Halarcobacter bivalviorum. Protein-coding genes within it:
- a CDS encoding TonB-dependent receptor, producing the protein MQKQKACLSVVASLFLATNLYSQTEQLSTIKVTSSYLNSNEKTATFSTEIYTKDEIEKSKSKDVYDFLNSQTSINIAPNYGNTFTQMIDLRGYGIGSGYQNVVVTVNGRKLNNVDMQSQLLSAIPISSIEKIEIIKGSGSVQYGDGANAGVINIITNGKNENYIMAHIGNDDTKGGTLSLGFNNQDLIINALVDYSSTNGTREDSLNNKDSNHNRNRKFEVIYFPTEKLELRAGRVLSDMRLKYAGPLTKDEYKDNPNHSSNLNEQYLNNYVTTLGSTYNFNDNYSLDINYSDEDKLSRFSSGWQSNYEYESFNASLNIKQNDYSVVVGVDSFDGDRISSADITNKTNKALFVSADYQVLNDLKVSAGLRREKVEYEYKPTAGDSLSNDEYLNAYDIGVNYSLSNSSSIFANYNRSYQAPDIDRFFKTDWMTGITSFNGLIKPMKVKNYTVGYTNIQKNNKLKISLFRSDLTNEIYLEPINYVNTNIDKSHKYGLEVFDKYLINENLYASINYSYIISKIDREDEGNGAYDGKDLPGVSKHNLTLNLGYTYKRLNTILSYTYRSNAYAANDFENNFDQKQEAYKSTDLSVSYNFNNIEVFAKVQNLFDEDNGLWISDDRIYPVNFERTYYAGIKYKF
- a CDS encoding sulfite exporter TauE/SafE family protein, which encodes MESISILTIITIAFLGSFGHCIGMCGGIVVAYSSTKVNSTWNKRKQASSHILYSFGRITTYVILGAFFGLIGSVITFNNTAGGILLIVTGILMVLVGLSLSGKLKFLTSIEHSVSKSELYQKSFRRLLSSNSLFSFYFLGMLNGLLPCGFVYVFAITAASTANPMWGAFVMLVFGLSTIPAMFSLGFFVGIFKQLALRNLFITLASILVILFGLYTMYNGYNFMKGQDKVILNSID
- a CDS encoding LptE family protein, whose amino-acid sequence is MKIILNAIISIFLGLFITACSVKNEKISNKNIVTENKEIETIYIQKIENDTLNLNEYLKEELLNLKKELTLNKNSSDAVIKTRILSSKMDFEHFYKQTNTTKCLNYRITKNSRICIEYGKVKIPCSKKTFYLETKIDVLKQNKELLFSKIYKKTFISSSCTKIKDSFKPSYILVKNRDYQIKKHNSELAKIIAKESIAEISKHLSTS
- the glmS gene encoding methylaspartate mutase subunit S, which encodes MKVVTGVVGNDIHVVANRLIELSLQARGFEVFNLGVNTYLEEFVDAVIETNADILLISSLNGEAEGWCREVKILKAKYGNLLDNVVFMIGGNLVVGTGSAEDIVPRFKNYGFDLVFHQVDLNTGLDELEKFMKERDK
- a CDS encoding methylaspartate mutase — its product is MSLLQEERNIILNNEYVDNFDFAEVEEFVKNASKDLFISYNFKTKDKMLVQPRGGFPTYDKMFALYEFFDKANVDVLPCTIDSNTRLNDYATAKKMLRLSEENEVDMLNGYPLINHGYRTSRKMMTHFNKPISLRHGTPDARLLIETAIASGIFEIEGGPITYLLPYSKNFPLDKAFLYWKYVERVCAEYSKLNEPINRESFGPLTATLVPPCITIVIQLLEMLLSLEEGVKSFSVSFSQTGSMNQDIVMGAVLRKLAKHYSEEIGVTDADIHLVYHQWMGAFPMDQNYASQLINMSTVIAAMVGANKIITKTKQEASGIPTKEANAETVANTQYTLRILNGLPNIVDKEEEEILTAEVMAIMEAVFNDPADTLWRKVFNSIKNGTIDVPFSPHIINNNEMITVRDRNKNIRIIKRGKVPIPDRCFEYEKNQCDLNKDTTSIVNDIIHDIGIMQ